One Verrucomicrobiota bacterium genomic window carries:
- a CDS encoding 50S ribosomal protein L32, producing MGVPKRKPSTSRQRMRRAYNSVLKLPHLSPCPQCAAPCLPHRVCPGCGFYKGRQVITVQAAG from the coding sequence ATGGGCGTTCCAAAGCGAAAACCTTCGACGAGCCGGCAGCGGATGCGCCGGGCTTACAACAGCGTGCTCAAGCTCCCGCACCTCTCGCCGTGCCCGCAGTGCGCTGCGCCATGCCTTCCGCACCGGGTCTGCCCGGGCTGTGGCTTTTACAAGGGCCGGCAGGTCATCACTGTCCAGGCCGCCGGGTAG
- the plsX gene encoding phosphate acyltransferase PlsX, which yields MRIALDVMGGDHGPAVVVRGARLALEANPRLSEVILVGREEEVSRALAATGGPGSRVRIVNASEVLSMEDKPVDALRRKKDCSIARAVELVRDGLADAVISPGNTGGILSAGTLRLRTLAGVSRAAIATVIPAPESDFVLLDAGANVECKPWHLAEFAIMGSVYMREIGGCKSPRVGILSNGTEDNKGTELTQAALRICRKLDLNFAGHIEGHDLFSNKFDVVVTDGFTGNIVLKTCESMAKGIFAWLKRELMLNPRRKLGALLGRNAFLAIKRRLDSENHGGAPMLGLNGLVFKAHASSREQAILNALRVACDAIEHNVNGAILREMAAAHGALEEARHDAQTSGQPVNA from the coding sequence ATGCGCATCGCGTTGGATGTCATGGGCGGCGACCACGGCCCGGCGGTCGTCGTCCGAGGTGCGCGTCTGGCGCTCGAGGCCAACCCGCGGCTTTCGGAAGTCATCCTCGTGGGTCGGGAGGAAGAGGTTTCCCGGGCTCTCGCGGCCACCGGTGGACCGGGCTCGCGCGTGCGCATTGTGAACGCTTCTGAAGTCCTTTCGATGGAGGACAAACCCGTTGATGCGCTACGGCGCAAGAAGGACTGCTCCATCGCGCGCGCGGTGGAACTGGTCCGCGACGGGCTGGCCGACGCGGTGATTTCGCCCGGCAACACCGGCGGGATACTTTCGGCGGGGACGTTGCGATTGCGGACGCTTGCCGGCGTGAGTCGCGCCGCGATTGCGACCGTGATACCCGCGCCGGAGAGTGACTTCGTGCTGCTCGACGCCGGGGCGAACGTGGAGTGCAAGCCGTGGCACCTTGCGGAGTTCGCCATCATGGGCAGCGTTTACATGCGCGAAATCGGCGGCTGCAAATCGCCGCGCGTCGGCATCCTGAGCAACGGGACCGAGGACAACAAAGGCACGGAGTTGACGCAGGCGGCACTGAGAATCTGCCGGAAGCTCGACTTGAATTTTGCCGGCCACATCGAGGGGCATGACCTGTTCAGCAACAAGTTCGATGTCGTCGTCACGGACGGCTTCACCGGGAACATCGTGCTGAAGACCTGCGAGAGCATGGCGAAGGGCATCTTCGCGTGGTTGAAACGCGAGCTCATGCTCAACCCCAGGCGCAAGCTCGGCGCGCTGTTGGGCCGGAATGCATTTCTCGCGATCAAGCGCCGGCTCGATTCCGAAAACCACGGCGGCGCGCCGATGCTCGGCTTGAACGGACTGGTCTTCAAGGCACACGCTTCGTCCCGCGAGCAGGCGATTCTCAATGCCCTCCGCGTGGCGTGCGATGCCATCGAGCACAATGTCAACGGTGCCATCCTCCGTGAAATGGCGGCCGCGCACGGCGCCCTCGAGGAAGCCAGGCACGACGCGCAGACCTCGGGACAACCTGTGAACGCATGA
- a CDS encoding ketoacyl-ACP synthase III: MAHDFQGRTCSIAAVGASLPDRVLTNAQLEQLVDTTDEWITTRTGIKERRIAADHVFTSDLGAEAAKRALARAGVSPEQVQLIIVATITPDMPFPATACLVQQKIGARNAAAFDLEAACSGFIYGLEVGQQFIMSRTYDCVLVIGAEKLSSIIDWEDRNTCVLFGDGAGAAILMNRPDSHGLLTACMGADGNKASLLSMPGGGSQMPATADSVRGRMHFLRMDGKETFKNAVNAMCTAAREALARCELDISQIKCIIPHQANQRIIDAVGDRLGAKPGQVFVNLHKFGNTSAASVAIALDEAVETGRVQRGDLVLLVAFGAGLTWGAAVIEW; the protein is encoded by the coding sequence ATGGCCCACGATTTCCAGGGGCGGACGTGCTCGATCGCCGCCGTCGGCGCGAGCCTCCCGGATCGCGTGTTGACCAACGCACAACTCGAGCAACTCGTCGACACGACGGACGAGTGGATCACCACGCGCACGGGGATCAAGGAGCGCCGCATCGCCGCGGATCATGTGTTCACCTCGGACCTCGGCGCCGAGGCCGCGAAGCGGGCGCTCGCGCGAGCGGGCGTGTCGCCCGAGCAGGTGCAGCTCATCATCGTCGCCACCATCACGCCCGACATGCCGTTTCCCGCGACGGCCTGCCTCGTCCAGCAGAAAATTGGCGCGCGGAACGCCGCCGCGTTTGACCTGGAGGCCGCCTGCTCCGGGTTCATCTACGGACTCGAAGTCGGCCAGCAGTTCATCATGTCGCGCACCTATGATTGCGTGCTCGTGATTGGCGCGGAGAAACTCTCCTCGATCATCGACTGGGAGGACCGCAACACCTGCGTGCTGTTCGGCGATGGCGCAGGCGCGGCGATCCTGATGAACCGGCCTGATTCGCACGGCCTGCTCACGGCGTGCATGGGGGCGGACGGCAACAAGGCCTCTCTGCTCTCGATGCCGGGCGGCGGCAGCCAGATGCCCGCGACGGCGGACTCGGTGCGGGGCCGAATGCACTTCCTCCGTATGGATGGCAAGGAGACCTTCAAGAACGCCGTGAATGCGATGTGCACGGCCGCCCGCGAGGCGCTGGCCCGCTGCGAACTCGATATCTCGCAGATCAAGTGCATCATCCCGCATCAGGCCAACCAGCGCATCATCGACGCGGTCGGCGACCGCCTCGGCGCCAAGCCCGGGCAGGTCTTTGTCAACCTCCACAAATTTGGCAACACCTCCGCGGCCTCCGTCGCGATTGCGCTGGATGAAGCGGTCGAGACCGGGCGCGTGCAGCGCGGGGACCTTGTGCTGCTCGTGGCCTTTGGCGCGGGGCTGACGTGGGGCGCGGCGGTGATTGAGTGGTGA